Proteins encoded within one genomic window of Rossellomorea vietnamensis:
- a CDS encoding SDR family NAD(P)-dependent oxidoreductase: protein MSFLFHESTLKDQHVLITGATGGIGYETAKAAVQAGARVTITGRNEEKLNELKADCQDPDRVFLYKADLTSTEDREQLLSAARDQHGPITGLVNSAGIGGGDMVEKLSEDDLRKIMELNYFSLVQLSQVVYNQMKGVEKGAIVNISSLSGLRGTHGNSAYSASKFAVTGFTQAFAHEAIEHHIRVNAICPGYVDTEMGRNAIQSKGEREGRSYEKQLEIAKDSIPSGRLTSPVEVANTIVYLLSDAAENIVGESVKISGGSVMR, encoded by the coding sequence ATGAGTTTCCTTTTCCATGAAAGCACGTTGAAAGATCAGCATGTCCTCATCACCGGTGCGACTGGCGGCATTGGATATGAAACGGCGAAGGCAGCCGTTCAAGCGGGTGCCAGGGTGACGATTACTGGGAGGAATGAAGAAAAGCTGAATGAGCTGAAAGCAGACTGCCAGGATCCGGACAGGGTCTTCCTCTATAAAGCGGATCTGACGAGTACTGAAGACCGCGAACAGCTTCTGTCTGCGGCAAGAGATCAGCATGGGCCCATCACTGGTCTCGTGAATTCAGCCGGGATAGGCGGCGGTGACATGGTGGAGAAATTATCCGAAGACGACTTGCGAAAAATCATGGAGCTGAACTATTTCTCGCTTGTCCAGCTTTCCCAGGTCGTCTATAACCAAATGAAGGGCGTAGAAAAAGGAGCGATCGTCAACATCTCTTCCCTTTCCGGACTGAGGGGCACCCACGGAAACAGTGCGTACAGTGCATCGAAGTTTGCAGTGACAGGGTTCACACAGGCCTTTGCCCATGAAGCGATCGAGCACCATATCAGAGTGAACGCCATTTGCCCCGGATATGTCGATACAGAGATGGGCCGAAACGCCATTCAGTCAAAAGGGGAACGGGAAGGGAGAAGCTACGAGAAACAACTGGAAATCGCGAAGGACAGCATTCCTTCAGGAAGATTAACCTCACCTGTTGAGGTCGCAAACACCATCGTTTATCTATTAAGTGATGCTGCAGAAAACATTGTCGGGGAATCCGTCAAAATTTCAGGAGGCAGCGTCATGCGCTGA
- a CDS encoding TetR/AcrR family transcriptional regulator, with amino-acid sequence MSEEKNIFKQLFDEEESLTEKQQKIVEAAIEMFAEKGYASTSTSQIAKKAGVAEGTIFRHYKTKKDLLLSIVSPTMAKLIAPFVIRDLNKVLDAKYDRYEDFLKAMILNRQEFLKENMTAFKILIQEIPFHPELKEQFREHIAEKVFEKFVRLVDHYKEKGQIIDLPSPAVVRFSATSIFGLLIVRYLFLPEADWNDEKEIEMTVQMIVNGIGKG; translated from the coding sequence ATGTCTGAAGAAAAAAATATATTCAAACAGTTATTCGATGAAGAAGAATCACTGACAGAAAAACAACAGAAAATCGTGGAGGCCGCCATCGAAATGTTCGCCGAAAAAGGCTACGCCTCCACTTCCACTAGTCAAATCGCCAAAAAGGCAGGCGTCGCAGAAGGAACCATCTTCCGGCATTACAAAACAAAGAAGGATCTGCTTCTTTCGATTGTCTCCCCTACGATGGCCAAACTGATCGCTCCCTTTGTGATCCGGGATCTCAATAAAGTGCTTGATGCCAAATATGACCGGTACGAAGATTTCCTGAAAGCGATGATCTTGAATCGCCAGGAGTTCCTGAAAGAGAATATGACCGCTTTTAAAATATTGATACAGGAAATCCCTTTTCATCCCGAATTGAAAGAACAGTTCAGAGAGCATATCGCTGAAAAGGTATTCGAGAAATTCGTCCGCCTCGTTGATCATTATAAAGAGAAGGGGCAGATTATCGACCTGCCATCACCTGCTGTCGTGCGATTTTCAGCTACCAGCATCTTCGGCCTGCTTATCGTTCGGTACCTCTTCCTTCCTGAAGCAGATTGGAATGATGAAAAAGAGATCGAAATGACCGTGCAAATGATTGTAAACGGGATCGGGAAGGGTTAA
- a CDS encoding ABC transporter permease has protein sequence MRIRGFVIRILQQLLRDKRTLALMFLAPLLILSMLSLVFDTEDYDAKVAIVDLPQQLEAKVDTEDFQVYSNPDEALKDIKSGELDGYISFEAPTSPSIVIEGSDPTVNGAVMKKIQTLFPSPSQNMTDEVKYVHGSKDMGMFDSFGPVLLGFFVFFFVFLISGVSFLRERTTGTLERLLASPIKIWEMVVSYVIGFGIVTLLQASLISWYSIYILDMMMKGSFFNVLIIIVSLSFTALTLGILLSAFAKNELQMMQFIPIVVVPQIFFSGLFNLDTISEWLSWIGPFTPLYYAADALRDVMIRGYAFGDLLFNLSVLIGFSLLFIVLNVAALRKYRKI, from the coding sequence TTGAGAATTAGAGGATTTGTCATCCGTATCCTTCAGCAGCTACTCAGGGATAAACGCACATTGGCCTTGATGTTCCTGGCCCCGCTCCTAATCCTCAGCATGCTGTCCCTTGTTTTTGACACGGAGGATTATGACGCAAAGGTCGCCATTGTGGATCTGCCGCAACAACTGGAAGCGAAAGTTGATACAGAGGATTTTCAAGTCTATTCAAATCCCGATGAAGCATTGAAGGACATTAAAAGCGGCGAATTGGATGGCTATATTTCATTTGAGGCCCCCACTTCACCATCCATTGTCATCGAAGGCAGCGATCCCACAGTCAATGGGGCCGTCATGAAAAAAATCCAGACCCTCTTCCCATCTCCTTCACAAAACATGACCGATGAAGTGAAGTATGTGCACGGGAGTAAGGATATGGGGATGTTTGACTCCTTTGGACCCGTCCTCCTTGGATTTTTCGTCTTCTTCTTCGTCTTTTTAATCAGTGGAGTCTCCTTTTTAAGAGAGAGAACGACGGGGACTCTTGAGCGGCTGCTTGCTTCTCCCATTAAAATTTGGGAAATGGTCGTCAGTTACGTCATCGGCTTCGGGATCGTGACGCTCCTTCAGGCATCCTTGATTTCGTGGTATTCGATTTATATCCTGGACATGATGATGAAAGGCAGTTTTTTCAACGTATTGATCATCATCGTCTCCTTATCGTTCACCGCTCTTACTCTCGGAATATTGCTGTCTGCTTTTGCTAAAAATGAATTACAGATGATGCAGTTCATTCCAATCGTCGTGGTTCCCCAAATCTTCTTCTCGGGATTATTCAATTTAGATACCATCTCCGAGTGGCTGAGCTGGATTGGACCGTTCACCCCGCTTTATTATGCTGCCGATGCCTTAAGGGACGTCATGATACGCGGCTATGCATTCGGGGATTTACTCTTTAATCTCTCCGTACTGATCGGTTTTTCTTTACTCTTTATCGTCCTGAATGTTGCAGCCCTCCGAAAATACCGTAAAATATAG
- a CDS encoding ABC transporter ATP-binding protein, whose product MDSIIQLRDLSKSFGSQNVLQTINLNIPKGQIYGLLGPSGSGKTTIIKLMIGLETPSSGTVTFKGNKLKAGDLYPTIGYMAQSDALYDELTAKENLSFMASLYGLKKNERKAQIEKVMNTVDLLEHLNKPVHQYSGGMKRRLSLAIALLHDPEVLFLDEPTVGIDPVLRKEIWDSFHRLKEEGRTLIITTHVMDEAERCDVLGLLQHGEIISSDTPAGIKETYGVTSIEDVFLKNGGVSVEN is encoded by the coding sequence ATGGACTCCATTATCCAATTACGTGACTTGTCAAAATCATTTGGCTCACAGAACGTATTACAAACAATCAATCTCAACATTCCTAAAGGCCAAATCTATGGATTATTGGGCCCGTCAGGTTCAGGGAAAACGACGATCATCAAGCTCATGATCGGACTTGAAACGCCCTCATCCGGAACGGTGACCTTCAAAGGAAACAAGCTAAAGGCAGGCGACCTTTACCCGACCATCGGATATATGGCTCAATCCGATGCCCTGTACGATGAACTGACGGCTAAAGAAAACCTATCCTTCATGGCCTCCCTGTATGGATTAAAGAAAAACGAACGAAAAGCGCAAATCGAAAAAGTGATGAACACCGTTGATCTACTTGAACACCTGAACAAGCCGGTCCATCAGTATTCAGGCGGGATGAAGCGAAGACTCTCCCTCGCCATCGCCCTTCTTCATGACCCTGAAGTCCTGTTCCTTGATGAACCGACCGTCGGGATCGATCCCGTCCTGCGAAAAGAGATCTGGGACAGCTTCCACCGGCTGAAAGAAGAAGGCAGGACTCTGATCATTACGACTCATGTCATGGATGAAGCAGAAAGGTGTGATGTACTCGGTCTCCTCCAGCATGGAGAAATCATTTCAAGCGACACGCCTGCCGGGATTAAAGAAACGTACGGAGTCACTTCAATTGAGGATGTCTTTTTGAAAAATGGAGGTGTTTCCGTTGAGAATTAG
- the bshB2 gene encoding bacillithiol biosynthesis deacetylase BshB2 — MEKERQVLVIFPHPDDEAFGVSGTISTHVNNGTPVTYACLTLGEMGRNLGNPPFATRESLPLIRKKELQKAADVMGIQDLRMMGYRDKTLEFENDEKLSNMVTELIEELNPSLIITFYPDYSVHPDHEATARAVVRAVRRLPKESRPKLHCLAFSKNCEEELGKPDIFVDITPVKDQKIGAMKAHISQTAWMLKDLEKGIQQNDPESLKWVTVERFWSYQWENDNVK, encoded by the coding sequence ATGGAAAAAGAAAGACAGGTACTGGTCATCTTCCCTCACCCGGATGATGAAGCATTTGGTGTATCAGGGACCATTTCCACCCACGTGAACAACGGAACTCCCGTCACCTATGCATGCCTCACATTAGGGGAAATGGGAAGGAACTTAGGGAACCCGCCATTCGCGACACGGGAATCCCTTCCTTTAATCCGGAAAAAAGAGCTGCAAAAAGCGGCTGATGTGATGGGGATACAGGATCTTCGCATGATGGGTTACCGTGATAAGACCCTTGAGTTTGAAAATGATGAAAAGCTTTCAAACATGGTGACGGAGCTGATTGAGGAATTAAATCCGTCCCTCATTATCACGTTCTACCCGGACTACTCCGTCCACCCCGATCATGAAGCAACCGCAAGAGCCGTCGTGCGTGCCGTCAGACGCCTTCCGAAAGAATCAAGACCGAAGCTTCACTGCCTGGCATTCTCTAAGAATTGCGAAGAAGAATTAGGCAAACCCGATATCTTTGTTGATATCACACCTGTGAAAGACCAAAAAATCGGTGCTATGAAGGCCCATATCTCCCAAACGGCCTGGATGCTGAAAGATCTTGAAAAAGGGATCCAGCAAAATGACCCTGAATCATTGAAATGGGTCACCGTTGAACGATTCTGGAGCTATCAATGGGAAAATGACAACGTAAAATAA
- a CDS encoding YojF family protein: protein MEPIKIADVQGIITQLARQDVYIHLETTNGAYASHFNEGFFSAGAYIRNAKVNYEHGKIIGDGPYRVGLKIELGWIYAEGLTHYEFDEQGRLLLAGHGGDGKLAVALEISPTPFN from the coding sequence ATGGAACCGATCAAGATTGCCGATGTGCAGGGAATCATCACCCAGCTTGCCCGTCAGGACGTTTATATACATTTAGAAACCACCAATGGAGCCTATGCTTCACACTTCAATGAAGGCTTCTTCTCCGCGGGAGCCTATATACGCAACGCAAAAGTGAACTATGAGCACGGAAAAATCATCGGGGACGGACCTTACCGTGTCGGCCTGAAAATCGAACTCGGCTGGATCTATGCCGAGGGCCTGACTCATTATGAATTCGATGAACAGGGGCGCCTCCTGCTTGCTGGACATGGCGGGGACGGGAAACTCGCCGTTGCCCTTGAAATCAGTCCGACACCTTTCAATTAA
- the pdxK gene encoding pyridoxine/pyridoxal/pyridoxamine kinase, with the protein MKKTLTIAGSDTSGGAGIQADLKTFQEHGVYGMTALTTVVTMDPNNHWHHNVHPLSIDTLEAQLETVLSVGVDAMKTGMLGTVEIIELAAKKIDAFGLNKVVIDPVMVCKGEDEVLHPETTDAMREHLLQRATVVTPNLFEAGQLAQTGPIKTIDEMKEAAKKIHDLGAKNVVIKGGKQLKHDKALDLFFDGNEFTLLEEEKVETTYNHGAGCTFAAAITANLANGQDVKEAVTNAKTFVTAAIKHGFKLNEYVGPVMHGAYNRFNK; encoded by the coding sequence ATGAAAAAAACACTTACAATTGCCGGATCCGACACAAGCGGAGGCGCCGGGATCCAAGCCGACCTTAAAACGTTCCAGGAGCACGGCGTATATGGTATGACAGCTCTCACGACCGTTGTGACCATGGACCCGAACAATCACTGGCACCACAACGTCCATCCATTGTCCATCGATACACTGGAAGCACAATTGGAAACGGTCCTGTCTGTCGGAGTGGATGCCATGAAGACAGGTATGCTCGGTACCGTTGAGATCATCGAACTGGCAGCGAAAAAAATCGATGCATTCGGATTAAATAAAGTGGTCATTGACCCCGTCATGGTATGTAAAGGCGAGGATGAAGTCCTCCACCCTGAAACCACTGACGCCATGAGGGAACATCTCTTGCAGCGTGCGACCGTTGTAACGCCTAACCTGTTTGAAGCTGGTCAGCTTGCTCAGACGGGTCCGATCAAAACAATTGATGAAATGAAAGAAGCAGCCAAGAAGATTCACGACCTGGGAGCGAAAAACGTTGTCATCAAAGGCGGAAAGCAATTAAAGCACGATAAAGCACTGGATCTATTCTTTGACGGGAATGAATTCACCCTGCTTGAAGAAGAAAAAGTGGAAACGACGTATAACCACGGGGCTGGATGCACGTTCGCAGCAGCCATCACCGCAAACCTTGCCAATGGACAAGACGTGAAGGAAGCCGTCACAAACGCCAAAACATTCGTCACAGCCGCCATCAAACACGGCTTCAAACTGAACGAATACGTTGGACCCGTCATGCACGGAGCCTACAACCGCTTCAATAAATAA
- a CDS encoding general stress protein, with protein sequence MYKVQTVENAVEAKKEIDMFTSEGYTKDDIYVFAHDKHRSKHITEATNTESTGIKEQGILESMGNMFNSRGDELRSKMKSVGMNQAEADAYEEELDKGKLVIVASKEATNNNAKPF encoded by the coding sequence ATGTACAAGGTTCAAACAGTTGAAAATGCAGTAGAAGCTAAAAAGGAAATTGACATGTTCACCAGTGAAGGCTATACGAAAGATGATATTTACGTATTCGCTCATGACAAGCATCGCTCTAAACACATCACCGAGGCAACAAATACGGAATCAACCGGTATCAAGGAGCAGGGAATCCTGGAATCCATGGGGAATATGTTCAACAGCCGCGGAGATGAACTGCGTTCGAAAATGAAGTCCGTAGGGATGAATCAGGCAGAAGCCGATGCTTATGAGGAAGAACTTGATAAAGGCAAGCTTGTCATCGTGGCTTCCAAGGAAGCAACGAATAATAATGCGAAACCTTTCTAA
- a CDS encoding DUF4230 domain-containing protein, with protein sequence MKDLTSQYKKIQEMEEILADLKATERQTGASLAIENRSSRRRGLTNTLLTFWKRRVVLFLLVFLLVVGGAAIGIYSLLSGSTFTEEKGSFVERIQEMSSLATAQGFVKAVIEQEDNQLFGKEINADLPGTKRKLLMVVPGTVLAGVDLQGIDEKDIVVDEEKKEIQLTLPRAEILQEPSIDTDNIKTFSVEGIFRNDVDWNEGFALAEVAKDQISQEAIDQGILSAAEKNAEKSLKGFFEQLGYDVTIEFQN encoded by the coding sequence GTGAAGGATTTGACAAGTCAATATAAGAAAATACAAGAAATGGAAGAGATTTTGGCGGATTTGAAGGCGACTGAAAGACAAACAGGTGCCTCTTTGGCCATTGAAAATAGAAGCAGCAGGCGTCGGGGATTGACCAACACACTCCTGACTTTTTGGAAAAGGAGAGTTGTACTCTTTCTATTGGTGTTCTTGCTGGTGGTGGGAGGAGCAGCGATAGGGATCTATTCCTTATTATCGGGCTCTACTTTTACAGAAGAAAAGGGTTCATTTGTAGAACGGATTCAAGAGATGAGTTCACTGGCTACGGCTCAAGGATTTGTGAAAGCTGTGATCGAGCAGGAAGATAATCAATTATTCGGGAAAGAAATCAATGCGGACCTCCCGGGTACGAAACGGAAGCTTCTGATGGTGGTGCCCGGGACTGTTCTTGCAGGGGTCGATTTACAAGGAATTGATGAGAAGGATATAGTAGTAGATGAAGAGAAGAAAGAAATTCAATTAACACTTCCCCGCGCTGAAATCCTTCAGGAACCGTCGATCGATACGGACAATATTAAAACTTTCTCCGTAGAAGGGATCTTCCGGAATGATGTGGATTGGAATGAAGGGTTTGCCCTTGCGGAAGTGGCGAAGGATCAAATCAGTCAGGAAGCGATCGATCAGGGGATCCTTTCAGCGGCTGAAAAAAATGCTGAAAAGTCATTGAAGGGATTCTTTGAGCAATTAGGGTACGATGTGACGATTGAATTTCAAAACTAG
- a CDS encoding uracil-DNA glycosylase produces MSAIFQNDWAHVLEDELQKEYYRDLREWLKGEYQTNVTHPPMHDIFNAFHYTAYKDVKVVLLGQDPYHGANQAEGLSFSVKKGVKIPPSLRNMYKELHDDVGCPIPEHGSLVKWAEQGVLLLNTVLTVGDGQAHSHRGKGWERFTDRVISLLNEREKPVVFLLWGKPAQAKQSLIDSSRHYIVTAPHPSPLSAHRGFFGSRPYSKTNGYLREQGMEAIDWCIE; encoded by the coding sequence GTGTCGGCGATTTTTCAAAATGATTGGGCACACGTTCTGGAAGATGAACTTCAGAAGGAGTACTACCGGGATTTACGGGAATGGCTGAAAGGCGAGTATCAAACGAACGTCACTCATCCACCCATGCACGATATTTTTAATGCTTTTCACTATACAGCCTATAAGGACGTAAAAGTTGTCTTATTGGGGCAGGATCCTTATCATGGAGCAAATCAGGCAGAGGGGTTGAGCTTTTCAGTGAAAAAAGGGGTGAAAATCCCTCCCTCCCTGCGAAATATGTACAAAGAGCTTCACGATGACGTGGGATGTCCGATTCCCGAACATGGCTCATTGGTGAAATGGGCTGAACAGGGTGTCCTCCTTTTAAATACCGTGCTTACCGTCGGGGACGGCCAAGCCCATTCCCATCGAGGGAAGGGGTGGGAACGATTCACCGATCGAGTCATTTCCTTATTGAATGAACGGGAGAAGCCGGTGGTGTTTTTGCTGTGGGGGAAGCCTGCCCAGGCAAAGCAGTCGTTAATTGATTCTTCCAGGCACTACATCGTCACGGCTCCCCATCCAAGCCCGTTATCGGCCCACCGCGGTTTCTTTGGAAGCAGACCGTATTCAAAGACGAACGGGTATCTTCGTGAACAGGGAATGGAAGCGATCGACTGGTGTATAGAGTAG
- a CDS encoding YwdI family protein, translating to MNIPHQSLIKKIEHELGKAKSAEKSQQIREHVYSIKALCEVLLEENNGASAQSTFSQPQQTMPYFQESQPVQKPVSIQKEEPLETDDGANGNSLFDF from the coding sequence GTGAATATCCCACATCAATCATTAATCAAGAAAATCGAACATGAACTCGGTAAAGCGAAGTCTGCTGAAAAGTCCCAGCAGATCCGTGAGCATGTTTATTCAATAAAAGCACTATGTGAAGTATTGCTGGAGGAGAACAACGGGGCATCCGCTCAAAGCACGTTTTCCCAACCTCAGCAAACCATGCCGTATTTCCAGGAATCACAGCCGGTTCAGAAGCCCGTTTCCATTCAGAAGGAAGAGCCTCTCGAAACGGATGACGGAGCCAATGGCAATTCGTTATTTGACTTTTAA
- a CDS encoding DUF423 domain-containing protein has product MKTFIIIGAINAFLSVALGAFGAHALEGKISQKYIDTWNTGVLYQMFHAIGIIIVGVLMGNVTPTSLLSWSGWLMLIGTILFSGSLYVLSISGVKILGAITPLGGVSFLVAWVLLIVFAAKTL; this is encoded by the coding sequence ATGAAAACATTTATCATTATCGGTGCCATCAACGCCTTTTTATCCGTGGCACTTGGAGCTTTCGGTGCCCACGCATTGGAAGGGAAGATTTCACAGAAGTACATTGATACGTGGAATACAGGGGTCCTTTATCAAATGTTCCATGCGATCGGGATCATCATCGTCGGAGTGCTGATGGGGAATGTCACGCCGACATCGCTGCTTTCCTGGTCAGGCTGGCTGATGCTGATTGGAACGATTCTTTTCTCTGGAAGCCTTTATGTACTGAGCATCTCAGGAGTGAAGATCCTTGGGGCGATCACCCCGCTTGGAGGAGTCAGCTTCCTCGTCGCCTGGGTACTCTTGATCGTATTCGCAGCGAAAACGTTATAA
- the gerQ gene encoding spore coat protein GerQ — protein MANQQSNPYQGYNQSAYNPYGQYYGGGQGQGQYYPQQQGQGGGGYQIPSPTNAPAPSQNVPGMLPIEESYIENILRLNKGKVATVYTTFENNKEWNAKVFKGIIEAAGRDHLILSDPQTGTRYLIPMIYLDYITFDEEIEYEYPYGAGGSMQSYSQR, from the coding sequence TTGGCGAACCAACAATCAAACCCGTATCAGGGGTATAATCAATCTGCTTATAATCCTTATGGTCAGTATTACGGTGGTGGGCAAGGTCAGGGACAATACTATCCCCAGCAGCAAGGTCAAGGTGGTGGAGGGTATCAGATTCCTTCCCCTACGAATGCCCCGGCGCCTTCTCAAAATGTTCCGGGAATGCTTCCGATTGAAGAGTCGTATATCGAGAATATTCTCAGGTTGAATAAAGGAAAAGTCGCAACGGTTTATACGACGTTTGAAAACAATAAGGAATGGAATGCGAAGGTGTTCAAGGGGATCATTGAAGCCGCCGGCCGGGATCACCTTATCCTGAGCGACCCGCAAACCGGTACACGGTACCTCATTCCGATGATTTATCTTGATTACATCACATTTGATGAAGAAATCGAGTATGAATATCCATACGGTGCGGGAGGCTCCATGCAAAGCTATTCCCAACGCTAA
- a CDS encoding cell wall hydrolase, translating to MAVIPYNEKEVKLLARLMRAEAEGEGQQGMLMVGNVGVNRVRSDCLDFKKLANLQDMVFQSPGGFEATQKSYFYQRARQKEIDLARKTIKGGRYHPASYSLWFFKPAGNCPAEWYNQSNAGRFKSHCFYQPTQGDCPKVY from the coding sequence ATGGCTGTTATTCCTTATAACGAGAAGGAAGTGAAGCTCCTGGCTCGATTGATGAGGGCTGAGGCCGAGGGTGAAGGACAGCAGGGAATGCTGATGGTAGGGAACGTCGGGGTGAACCGGGTTCGATCCGATTGCCTTGACTTCAAGAAACTGGCGAATCTTCAGGACATGGTGTTTCAAAGCCCTGGTGGATTCGAGGCCACCCAGAAGAGCTACTTTTATCAGCGGGCACGGCAGAAAGAGATCGATTTGGCGCGGAAGACCATTAAAGGCGGCAGATATCACCCTGCATCTTACTCCCTTTGGTTCTTTAAGCCCGCCGGGAATTGCCCTGCCGAGTGGTATAACCAGTCCAATGCGGGGCGATTCAAATCCCACTGTTTCTATCAACCCACTCAAGGTGATTGTCCGAAAGTATATTAA
- the hemQ gene encoding hydrogen peroxide-dependent heme synthase: MAEPAQTLDGWYSLHDFRAMDWTSWKMLPSEERASAISEFHRFLDRLNSTQDAKEGSHALYTIVGQKADFMLMILRPTMEELNELENEFNKLKIAEFTIPTFSYVSVVELGNYMPSEGDPYENPYVQERIYPILPKANHVCFYPMDKRRQGNDNWYMLPMEERRDMMRSHGMIGRQYAGKVKQIITGSVGFDDYEWGVTLFADDVLQFKKLVYEMRFDEVSARFGEFGAFYVGNLLKEEAISKFLHVN, from the coding sequence TTGGCAGAACCGGCACAAACATTAGATGGTTGGTATTCCCTGCATGATTTTCGCGCAATGGACTGGACTTCATGGAAGATGCTTCCGAGTGAAGAAAGAGCCTCGGCGATTTCAGAATTCCACCGTTTCCTAGATCGATTGAACAGCACTCAGGATGCAAAAGAAGGAAGTCACGCCCTTTACACGATTGTTGGGCAGAAAGCGGACTTCATGCTGATGATCCTTCGTCCGACAATGGAAGAATTAAATGAGTTGGAAAATGAATTCAACAAGCTGAAAATCGCTGAGTTCACCATCCCGACATTCTCATATGTTTCTGTAGTGGAACTTGGTAACTATATGCCTTCAGAAGGCGACCCTTACGAGAATCCTTACGTACAGGAACGTATCTACCCGATTCTTCCGAAAGCGAATCATGTCTGCTTCTACCCGATGGACAAGCGTCGTCAGGGGAATGATAACTGGTACATGCTGCCGATGGAAGAGCGTCGTGACATGATGAGAAGTCATGGTATGATCGGCCGCCAATACGCAGGCAAAGTGAAACAGATCATTACGGGTTCTGTTGGTTTCGATGATTACGAATGGGGTGTCACCCTATTCGCCGATGACGTGCTTCAGTTCAAAAAGCTTGTATACGAAATGCGTTTTGACGAAGTAAGCGCCCGCTTCGGTGAATTCGGTGCCTTCTACGTAGGAAACCTATTAAAAGAAGAAGCTATCTCAAAATTCCTTCACGTGAACTAA
- the pta gene encoding phosphate acetyltransferase, producing the protein MSNLFTTLTDKVKGKELKIVFPEGTDERILTAASRLSADGILTPIVVGNVDEVNAKADELGVKLDGCDVVDPASFAGMDELVKAFVERRKGKATEEDAKKILLDGNYFGTMLVYTGQAHGLVSGAAHSTADTVRPALQIIKTKEGVRKTSGVFIMVREDEKYVFADCAINITPDSQDLAEIAIESAKTADMFDIDPRVAMLSFSTKGSAKSPETEKVVEAVSLAKEKAPELTVDGEFQFDAAFVPSVAEKKAPGADIQGNANVFVFPSLEAGNIGYKIAQRLGNFEAVGPILQGLNAPVNDLSRGCNEEDVYKLALITAAQAL; encoded by the coding sequence TTGAGCAACTTATTTACAACATTAACGGATAAAGTAAAAGGTAAAGAGTTAAAGATCGTTTTCCCTGAGGGGACAGACGAACGCATTCTGACAGCAGCATCCCGATTGTCTGCTGACGGCATCCTGACACCGATCGTAGTCGGAAACGTGGATGAAGTGAACGCCAAAGCGGATGAGCTGGGTGTGAAGCTTGACGGTTGTGACGTTGTCGACCCTGCGTCATTTGCTGGCATGGACGAGCTTGTGAAAGCATTTGTGGAACGCCGCAAAGGAAAAGCGACTGAAGAAGATGCGAAGAAGATCCTCTTGGACGGCAACTACTTCGGTACGATGCTCGTTTACACCGGCCAGGCTCACGGACTTGTAAGCGGCGCAGCACACTCAACGGCTGATACGGTTCGCCCTGCCCTGCAGATCATCAAAACAAAAGAAGGCGTCCGTAAGACATCCGGTGTCTTCATTATGGTACGTGAAGACGAGAAGTATGTATTCGCTGACTGTGCGATCAATATCACACCTGACAGCCAGGATCTAGCTGAAATCGCCATCGAAAGTGCGAAGACAGCTGATATGTTCGACATCGATCCACGCGTTGCGATGCTGAGCTTCTCGACAAAAGGATCGGCTAAATCCCCTGAAACGGAAAAAGTGGTAGAGGCCGTTTCTCTTGCGAAAGAAAAAGCACCGGAACTGACTGTCGACGGTGAATTCCAATTCGACGCTGCCTTCGTTCCATCCGTAGCCGAAAAGAAAGCACCAGGTGCCGACATCCAAGGGAATGCCAACGTATTCGTATTCCCAAGCCTTGAAGCAGGAAACATCGGGTACAAAATCGCTCAACGTTTAGGTAACTTCGAAGCAGTTGGCCCGATCCTTCAAGGACTGAACGCCCCTGTGAACGATCTTTCCCGTGGCTGTAACGAGGAAGATGTGTATAAGCTTGCATTGATTACGGCTGCTCAGGCGCTGTAA